The following proteins come from a genomic window of Pyxidicoccus sp. MSG2:
- a CDS encoding NTP/NDP exchange transporter translates to MLKRFVDVRDEEVGAVLGSFLYFFTLMCGYAILKPIRTELGTAGSVKDLPELYTATFLVMLAVVPAFSAVVARWPRRVVIPLVYRFFLLCLLVLFALLKLEVAPVLVSRVFFVWLSVYNLFVVSIFWSFMSDVFASGQGKRLFGFIAAGGTTGMLVGPFLVGRLAKPLGPVNLILITVVLLEVSTQCVRRLANWAHDVQHQPPAAEGPVGGGVLAGLRLIMTSPFLLALGLQVLLYAATSTFINFQEVRLVSEVGKDAAHRTALYGDIDFYVQLATLLLQALVTGRFISRLGLGAAMAVAPVLTALGFLGLAAVPVLGVLIAFKSVRGASHYALERPSREILFTTVDREARYKSKSFIDTVVYRGSDTVSGWLQEGLKALGMSMTGLSLVAVPLAGLWLAVSLYLARHQRKQTGTPATLGPAVPDNVPAR, encoded by the coding sequence ATGCTCAAGCGATTCGTGGATGTCCGGGACGAGGAGGTGGGCGCGGTCCTCGGCTCGTTCCTCTACTTCTTCACGCTGATGTGCGGCTACGCCATCCTCAAGCCCATCCGCACGGAGCTGGGCACGGCGGGCAGCGTGAAGGACCTGCCCGAGCTCTACACGGCGACGTTCCTGGTGATGCTGGCGGTGGTGCCGGCCTTCTCGGCGGTGGTGGCGCGCTGGCCGCGCCGCGTCGTGATTCCTCTCGTCTACCGCTTCTTCCTGCTGTGCCTGCTGGTGCTGTTCGCGCTGCTGAAGCTGGAAGTGGCGCCGGTGCTGGTGTCGCGCGTCTTCTTCGTGTGGCTGAGCGTCTACAACCTGTTCGTCGTCTCCATCTTCTGGAGCTTCATGTCGGACGTGTTCGCCAGCGGCCAGGGCAAGCGTCTGTTCGGCTTCATCGCCGCGGGAGGCACCACGGGCATGCTGGTGGGGCCCTTCCTGGTGGGGCGCCTCGCCAAGCCGCTGGGCCCCGTCAACCTCATCCTCATCACCGTGGTGCTGCTGGAGGTGAGCACGCAGTGCGTGCGCCGGCTGGCGAACTGGGCCCATGACGTCCAGCATCAGCCCCCGGCCGCGGAGGGCCCCGTGGGCGGAGGCGTGCTCGCCGGGCTGCGGCTCATCATGACGTCGCCGTTCCTGCTGGCGCTCGGGCTCCAGGTGCTGCTGTACGCGGCCACGTCCACGTTCATCAACTTCCAGGAGGTGCGGCTCGTCTCCGAGGTGGGCAAGGACGCCGCCCACCGCACCGCGCTGTACGGCGACATCGACTTCTACGTGCAGCTGGCGACGCTGCTGTTGCAGGCGCTGGTGACGGGGCGCTTCATCTCCAGGCTGGGGCTGGGAGCGGCCATGGCGGTGGCGCCGGTGCTCACCGCGCTGGGCTTCCTGGGGCTGGCGGCGGTGCCGGTGCTGGGGGTGCTCATCGCCTTCAAGTCGGTGCGCGGGGCGAGCCACTACGCGCTGGAGCGCCCGTCGCGGGAAATCCTCTTCACCACGGTGGACCGCGAGGCCCGCTACAAGTCCAAGAGCTTCATCGACACGGTGGTGTACCGGGGCAGCGACACGGTGAGCGGGTGGCTCCAGGAGGGGCTCAAGGCCCTGGGCATGAGCATGACGGGCCTGTCCCTGGTGGCGGTGCCGCTGGCGGGGCTGTGGCTCGCGGTGTCGCTGTACCTCGCGCGACATCAGCGGAAGCAGACGGGAACTCCGGCCACGCTCGGGCCCGCGGTTCCCGATAATGTCCCGGCCCGCTGA
- a CDS encoding ATP-binding protein, which produces MARWFNTAGPCNPVDHYMLPALRRLPEVQRLIDQKGYFVVHAPRQVGKTTALLSLARDLTAEGRHVGVLVSMEVGAAFLHDVGAAEAAILQSWRNAMRAQLPPELQPPVFPEAPPGNRIATALTAWSEAAGKPLVVFLDEVDALRNGVLISVLRQLRDGYRNRPDHFPASLALIGLRDVRDYKVASGDGDRLVSASPFNIKVRSLTLRDFTEDEVAELYAQHTSETGQNFEPGALTLAFELTQGQPWLVNALAKVAVEELVPDVSRPVRRADIEKARAILIQRQETHLDSLAERLREPRIRAVLEPMLAGDIPGALPPDDVRFAVDLGLIRITSTSGVEVANPIYREVIVRELAYSSRAALPAIQPSWLKPDGRLDAERLREAFLAFWRQHGEPLLATAPYHEIAPHLVLMAFLHRVVNGGGTIEREYAIGRGRMDLCVRYGQDTLAIEIKVWRDREPDPLAEGLTQLEGYLHGLGEQRGWLVLFDRRSGQPPISERTHAEEARTPSGLPVTVIRA; this is translated from the coding sequence ATGGCTCGCTGGTTCAACACCGCCGGTCCTTGCAACCCGGTCGACCACTACATGCTACCGGCACTTCGGCGACTGCCGGAGGTGCAACGCCTCATCGACCAGAAGGGCTACTTCGTCGTCCATGCCCCCAGGCAGGTGGGCAAGACGACCGCGTTGCTCTCGCTGGCCCGGGACCTCACCGCTGAAGGGCGGCATGTCGGCGTCCTGGTCTCCATGGAAGTGGGAGCCGCCTTCCTCCATGACGTGGGAGCAGCCGAAGCAGCCATCCTCCAAAGCTGGCGCAATGCGATGCGCGCCCAGCTCCCCCCCGAGTTGCAACCGCCGGTGTTTCCCGAGGCTCCGCCCGGAAACCGCATTGCCACCGCGCTGACGGCCTGGTCCGAGGCCGCGGGCAAGCCACTGGTCGTCTTCCTGGATGAAGTGGATGCACTCCGCAACGGCGTGCTGATCTCCGTGCTGCGACAGCTCCGCGATGGTTATCGGAACCGTCCCGACCACTTCCCCGCGTCGCTCGCGCTCATCGGCTTGCGAGACGTACGCGATTACAAGGTGGCATCCGGAGACGGCGACCGGCTGGTCAGCGCGAGTCCCTTCAACATCAAGGTCCGCTCGCTCACGCTGCGCGACTTCACCGAGGACGAGGTGGCCGAGCTCTACGCCCAGCACACCTCGGAGACAGGACAGAACTTCGAGCCCGGGGCACTCACCCTCGCCTTCGAGCTCACGCAAGGCCAGCCCTGGCTGGTCAACGCGCTGGCCAAGGTGGCCGTGGAGGAGCTCGTTCCCGACGTGTCTCGGCCCGTCCGTCGTGCCGACATCGAGAAGGCCAGGGCCATCCTCATCCAGCGCCAGGAGACCCACCTGGACAGCCTGGCGGAGCGCCTGCGTGAGCCGCGCATCCGCGCCGTCCTCGAGCCCATGCTCGCGGGCGACATTCCCGGCGCACTTCCTCCAGATGACGTCCGCTTCGCGGTCGACCTCGGGCTCATCCGTATCACCTCCACCAGTGGAGTGGAGGTAGCCAATCCCATCTACCGCGAGGTCATCGTCCGCGAGCTGGCCTATTCCTCACGGGCCGCCCTCCCCGCCATCCAACCCTCCTGGCTGAAGCCGGACGGACGCCTCGACGCGGAGCGCCTGCGCGAGGCCTTCCTCGCCTTCTGGCGCCAGCACGGCGAGCCGCTCCTTGCCACCGCGCCCTACCACGAGATCGCGCCCCACCTGGTGCTGATGGCCTTCCTCCACCGGGTGGTCAACGGCGGCGGCACCATCGAGCGCGAGTACGCCATCGGCCGTGGTCGCATGGACCTCTGCGTGCGCTACGGACAGGACACGCTGGCCATCGAAATCAAGGTCTGGAGGGACCGCGAGCCGGACCCACTGGCCGAGGGCCTCACCCAGCTCGAGGGTTACCTGCACGGGCTCGGGGAGCAGCGCGGCTGGCTCGTGCTCTTCGACCGCCGAAGCGGCCAGCCGCCCATCTCCGAGCGCACCCACGCCGAGGAGGCCCGTACACCCTCGGGCCTCCCCGTCACCGTCATCCGCGCCTGA
- a CDS encoding cupredoxin domain-containing protein yields the protein MRRARWGKGWGVGLVAALVGGCEPLPGDYVRVTIYDWHYTPTHIRVAPGQTVTVLNLDTAPHSATSASHPSSFVPGESDGIFFDTGPFLGEERSFTIPEDAVPGSMVPYFCTVHRDFEHGVGRLVVE from the coding sequence ATGCGACGAGCTCGGTGGGGGAAGGGGTGGGGCGTGGGGCTGGTGGCGGCCCTCGTGGGGGGCTGCGAACCGCTGCCGGGCGACTACGTCCGCGTCACCATCTACGACTGGCACTACACGCCCACGCACATCCGGGTGGCGCCCGGGCAGACGGTGACGGTGCTCAACCTGGACACGGCGCCGCACTCGGCGACGAGCGCCTCGCACCCCAGCAGTTTCGTCCCGGGTGAGTCGGACGGCATCTTCTTCGACACGGGCCCGTTCCTCGGGGAGGAGCGCTCCTTCACCATCCCCGAGGACGCCGTCCCCGGCTCCATGGTCCCCTACTTCTGCACCGTCCACCGCGACTTTGAGCACGGCGTGGGCCGCCTCGTCGTCGAGTAG
- a CDS encoding SDR family oxidoreductase, whose translation MKLSRRGVIQGAAAVGSLWALGCASSSKSGAGGTDADTQGQAAKVPPPGKPQSILILGGTQFLGPALVEFARSRGHTVTLFNRGRTNPGLFPDVEKLQGNRDPNKDTGLKALEGRKWDAVVDTSGYVPRVVKASAELLAPNVEHYVFVSSISVYKDLSNYGVDESSPVATMPDETNEKVMENYGALKALCEKAAETAMPGRVLNVRPGLIVGPDDPSDRFTYWPVRVARGGEVLAPGDGQDPVQFIDARDLAAWIILGVERRTKGVFNATGPSQPVLMKDLLELTKKTTGGDATFTWADTAFLDKQKVAAWTDMPVWVPRTGEEKGLGRISIEKAVATGLTFRPTADTIRDTLAWFKTLPPERQAKLDAGITAEREKEVLAAWHQEKGTAKAG comes from the coding sequence ATGAAGCTGTCCCGTAGAGGAGTGATTCAGGGAGCGGCCGCGGTGGGCTCGCTCTGGGCGCTGGGCTGTGCCTCGTCGAGCAAGTCCGGCGCGGGCGGTACGGACGCGGACACGCAGGGGCAGGCCGCGAAGGTGCCGCCGCCCGGCAAGCCGCAGAGCATCCTCATCCTCGGTGGCACCCAGTTCCTGGGCCCGGCGCTGGTGGAGTTCGCGCGCTCGCGCGGCCACACCGTCACCCTGTTCAACCGCGGCCGCACCAACCCGGGCCTGTTCCCGGACGTGGAGAAGCTGCAGGGCAACCGCGACCCGAACAAGGACACCGGCCTGAAGGCGCTCGAGGGCCGCAAGTGGGACGCGGTGGTGGACACCTCCGGCTATGTGCCGCGCGTCGTGAAGGCCTCGGCGGAGTTGCTGGCGCCGAACGTGGAGCACTACGTCTTCGTGTCCTCCATCTCCGTCTACAAGGACCTGTCGAACTACGGCGTCGACGAGTCCTCGCCGGTGGCGACGATGCCGGACGAGACGAACGAGAAGGTGATGGAGAACTACGGCGCGCTGAAGGCGCTGTGCGAGAAGGCGGCGGAGACGGCCATGCCCGGCCGCGTCCTCAACGTACGCCCGGGCCTGATTGTCGGGCCGGACGACCCGTCGGACCGCTTCACCTACTGGCCGGTGCGCGTAGCGCGCGGGGGCGAGGTGCTGGCGCCGGGTGACGGGCAGGACCCCGTGCAGTTCATCGACGCGCGGGACCTGGCGGCGTGGATCATCCTCGGCGTCGAGCGGCGCACGAAGGGCGTCTTCAATGCCACGGGCCCCAGCCAGCCGGTGCTGATGAAGGACCTGCTGGAGCTGACGAAGAAGACCACGGGCGGCGACGCGACCTTCACCTGGGCGGACACGGCCTTCCTGGACAAGCAGAAGGTGGCGGCCTGGACGGACATGCCGGTGTGGGTGCCGCGCACGGGCGAGGAGAAGGGGCTGGGGCGGATCAGCATCGAGAAGGCGGTGGCCACGGGCCTCACCTTCCGGCCCACGGCGGACACGATTCGCGACACGCTGGCGTGGTTCAAGACGCTGCCGCCCGAGCGTCAGGCGAAGCTGGATGCGGGCATCACCGCCGAGCGCGAGAAGGAAGTGCTCGCGGCCTGGCACCAGGAGAAGGGCACCGCGAAGGCGGGCTGA
- a CDS encoding DNA topoisomerase 3: protein MRWDEMGESPREDRLGSNDGAHARAGGRGSASVLAVLAEKPAVARDIARVLGANERGDGYLKGNGYVVTWAIGHLVGLAQPHEIRPDWKKWSRALLPMLPAEWPLVVSKETHTQFGVVKRILNAPEVSAVVCATDAGREGELIFRYIYEAAGCRKPVRRLWVSSLTERAIRDGFLKLADGRDYEPLAAAAMGRSRADWLVGMNLSRLYTLAHGGHGEMLSVGRVQTPTLAMVVERELAIRDFVPRDYLEVVATFVPRSKAVPVGARYQGTWFRSGPDGRPVVPHGEPPREARRLDADGREAQAIIDRVRKGSAAIESLEAEEKKMPPPLLYDLTELQRHANRLYGFSAQRTLEVAQALYEKHKLLSYPRTASRHLSRTVADTLPEVVNAIRAPFEEDLAPGTGSRPLGKRYVDDAKVTDHHAIIPTPTSPDGVRLSPDEQRIYDLVCRRVLQAWHEDHVWRVTTVITAVTSGDAAARLVDRFQSTGTQVERVGWKVLDIGGGKKAPRPKAEGKKGEDEEREPDDEPQSLPTGLERGQPQTVEDAEAVKKRTRPPPRFSDASLLTAMETAGKALDEKELADAMRETGLGTPATRAAIIEVLLDREYLRRTGKVMEATEKGIHLIQVVHPHVKSPAMTGQWEAWLQRIESGEGQLDEFLRGIEKYVIDVVGQGPTSPAAAPPRAFPQASPPGPLSPGPSLASQGGPRRVASNAFSDASVVMSPGRASAASMAPAPAAMEVDPTGSRAWRGPAPEAAAWNAGPAGSRTPSRRSAAPTAPSSGQRPARVPRAPTPPDQLRPLLKQAFGFSEFRPYQEAVCRAATAGEDLLLVMPTGAGKSLCYQLPGLARAGTTLVVSPLIALMEDQVARLQSLGFAADRIHSGRDRATSRQVCADYLEERLDFLFIAPERLGVPGFVEFLARRTPALIAIDEAHCISQWGHDFRPDYRLLGARLPLLRPAPVVALTATATPDVQRDIVQQLVLHGPGGKARTFIHGFRRTNIAIEVRELNPGARGDAIHSLLQDEENRPAIVYAATRKHAEQLADTLAGEFPAVAYHAGLQPAERDRVQSEFLKGALEVIVATTAFGMGIDKPDVRTVIHAALPASLEGYYQELGRAGRDGKPSRAVLLHSYIDRRTHEFFHRRDYPEPHVLERLFQSTGTQLEPKVVLQGRVRGDPEVFDKALEQLWIHGGVVMTPEETVARGRPGWMASYTSQRERKLLHLEQMGRYAEAHGCRMKQLVSHFGDVQDSGEACGLCDVCAPETCATLRFVEPTSAERHWLERILESLHERDGQAMGRLHRELFGEALPRRDFERLAGGLVRAGLARLDVDSFDKDGQVINFQRLSLTDEGRRTRAVDPGQVFLPLPLEKATKKKRRKADASGTGTKRPTRKRASRSAAEAGAGRSSRSRGSAPDAGDEARPKHWRANAPAGGSEGRSSWNASRSGRADIVYDDAPAPTSRGRRAVLSDADGAEASPALVEALKAWRLAEARKRRVPAFRILTDKVLGAIAVARPENGRELMAIHGVGPALTERYGTEILSLVSRRR, encoded by the coding sequence ATGAGGTGGGACGAGATGGGCGAGTCGCCCCGCGAGGACAGGCTCGGGAGCAATGACGGCGCGCACGCTCGCGCCGGAGGGCGGGGCTCCGCCTCCGTGCTGGCGGTGCTGGCGGAGAAGCCGGCCGTGGCGCGCGACATCGCCCGGGTGCTGGGGGCCAACGAGCGCGGGGACGGCTACCTCAAGGGTAACGGCTACGTGGTGACGTGGGCCATCGGCCACCTGGTGGGGCTGGCGCAGCCGCACGAGATTCGCCCGGACTGGAAGAAATGGAGCCGCGCGCTGCTGCCCATGCTGCCGGCGGAGTGGCCGCTCGTCGTCTCCAAGGAGACGCACACCCAGTTCGGGGTGGTGAAGCGCATCCTCAACGCGCCCGAGGTCTCCGCCGTGGTGTGCGCCACGGACGCGGGCCGCGAGGGCGAGCTCATCTTCCGTTACATCTACGAGGCCGCCGGGTGCCGCAAGCCGGTGCGCCGGCTGTGGGTGTCCTCGCTGACGGAGCGGGCCATCCGCGACGGCTTCCTGAAGCTCGCGGACGGGCGCGACTACGAGCCGCTGGCCGCCGCGGCCATGGGGCGCAGCCGGGCGGACTGGCTGGTGGGGATGAACCTGTCGCGCCTGTACACGCTGGCGCACGGTGGCCATGGGGAGATGCTGAGCGTGGGGCGCGTGCAGACGCCCACGCTGGCCATGGTGGTGGAGCGCGAGCTGGCCATCCGCGACTTCGTCCCCCGGGACTACCTGGAGGTGGTGGCCACCTTCGTGCCGCGCTCCAAGGCCGTGCCCGTGGGGGCCCGGTACCAGGGCACGTGGTTCCGCTCGGGGCCGGACGGCAGGCCGGTGGTGCCGCACGGCGAGCCCCCGCGCGAGGCCCGCCGCCTGGACGCGGACGGCAGGGAGGCCCAGGCCATCATCGACCGCGTGCGCAAGGGCAGCGCCGCGATTGAGTCCCTGGAGGCGGAGGAGAAGAAGATGCCGCCTCCGCTCCTCTACGATTTGACGGAGCTGCAGCGGCACGCCAACCGGCTCTACGGCTTCAGCGCGCAGCGCACGCTGGAGGTGGCGCAGGCGCTCTACGAGAAGCACAAGCTCCTGAGCTACCCGCGCACCGCCAGCCGGCACCTGTCGCGCACGGTGGCGGACACGCTGCCGGAGGTGGTGAACGCCATCCGCGCGCCCTTCGAGGAGGACCTGGCGCCGGGCACGGGCTCGCGGCCGCTCGGCAAGCGGTACGTGGACGACGCGAAGGTGACGGACCACCACGCCATCATCCCCACGCCCACGTCGCCGGACGGCGTGCGCCTGTCGCCGGACGAGCAGCGCATCTACGACCTGGTGTGCCGCCGGGTGCTCCAGGCCTGGCACGAGGACCACGTCTGGCGCGTCACCACCGTCATCACGGCGGTGACGTCCGGGGACGCGGCGGCGCGGCTGGTGGACCGCTTCCAGAGCACCGGCACCCAGGTGGAGCGGGTGGGCTGGAAGGTGCTGGACATCGGCGGCGGGAAGAAGGCCCCGCGCCCGAAGGCGGAGGGGAAGAAGGGCGAGGACGAGGAGCGCGAGCCGGACGACGAGCCGCAGTCGCTGCCCACGGGGCTGGAGCGCGGGCAGCCGCAGACGGTGGAGGACGCGGAGGCGGTGAAGAAGCGCACGCGCCCGCCGCCGCGCTTCTCGGATGCGTCGCTGCTGACGGCCATGGAAACGGCGGGCAAGGCACTCGACGAGAAGGAGCTCGCGGACGCGATGCGCGAGACGGGCCTGGGCACGCCGGCCACGCGCGCGGCCATCATCGAGGTGCTGCTGGACCGCGAGTACCTGCGCCGCACGGGCAAGGTGATGGAGGCCACGGAGAAGGGCATCCACCTCATCCAGGTGGTCCACCCGCACGTGAAGTCGCCCGCCATGACGGGGCAGTGGGAGGCGTGGCTCCAGCGAATCGAAAGCGGCGAGGGACAGCTGGACGAGTTCCTCCGCGGCATCGAGAAGTACGTCATCGACGTGGTGGGGCAGGGGCCCACGAGCCCGGCCGCCGCGCCGCCGCGCGCCTTCCCCCAGGCGTCCCCGCCCGGTCCGCTCTCCCCGGGTCCGTCTCTGGCGAGTCAGGGCGGGCCGCGCCGGGTCGCCTCGAACGCGTTCTCCGATGCCTCGGTGGTGATGTCGCCGGGGCGCGCTTCCGCCGCGTCCATGGCTCCGGCCCCGGCCGCCATGGAGGTGGACCCGACGGGCTCCCGGGCCTGGCGCGGCCCCGCGCCGGAAGCCGCCGCGTGGAACGCGGGCCCGGCGGGAAGCAGGACGCCCTCGCGCCGGAGTGCTGCCCCCACCGCGCCGTCGTCCGGACAGCGTCCCGCGCGGGTGCCTCGCGCGCCCACGCCGCCGGACCAGCTCCGCCCGCTGCTGAAGCAGGCCTTCGGCTTCTCCGAGTTCCGCCCCTACCAGGAGGCCGTCTGCCGCGCGGCCACGGCGGGGGAGGACCTGCTGCTCGTCATGCCCACCGGCGCGGGCAAGTCGCTCTGCTACCAGCTCCCGGGTCTGGCGCGCGCGGGCACCACGCTCGTGGTCAGCCCGCTCATCGCGCTCATGGAAGACCAGGTGGCGCGGCTCCAGTCGCTCGGCTTCGCGGCGGACCGCATCCACTCCGGGCGGGACAGGGCCACGTCCCGCCAGGTGTGCGCGGACTACCTGGAGGAACGGCTCGACTTCCTCTTCATCGCGCCCGAGCGGCTCGGCGTGCCCGGCTTCGTGGAGTTCCTCGCGCGCCGCACTCCCGCGCTCATCGCCATCGACGAGGCCCACTGCATCTCCCAGTGGGGCCACGACTTCCGGCCGGACTACCGCCTGCTCGGCGCCCGGCTCCCGCTCCTGCGCCCCGCGCCCGTGGTGGCCCTCACCGCCACCGCCACGCCGGACGTGCAGCGCGACATCGTCCAGCAGCTCGTGCTGCACGGACCCGGCGGGAAGGCGCGCACCTTCATCCACGGCTTCCGCCGCACCAACATCGCCATTGAAGTGCGCGAGCTGAACCCCGGCGCGCGCGGCGACGCCATCCACTCGCTCCTGCAGGACGAGGAGAACCGGCCCGCCATCGTCTACGCGGCCACGCGCAAGCACGCCGAGCAGCTCGCGGACACGCTCGCGGGCGAGTTCCCCGCCGTCGCGTACCACGCGGGCCTCCAGCCCGCCGAGCGCGACCGCGTGCAGTCCGAGTTCCTGAAGGGCGCGCTGGAGGTCATCGTGGCCACCACCGCGTTCGGCATGGGCATCGACAAGCCGGACGTGCGCACCGTCATCCACGCCGCGCTGCCGGCGAGCCTGGAGGGCTACTACCAGGAGCTGGGCCGCGCGGGCCGTGATGGCAAACCGTCGCGCGCGGTGCTGCTGCACTCGTACATCGACCGGCGCACGCACGAGTTCTTCCACCGCCGCGACTACCCGGAGCCCCACGTCCTGGAGCGGCTGTTCCAGTCCACGGGCACGCAGCTGGAGCCGAAGGTGGTGCTCCAGGGCCGCGTGCGCGGGGACCCGGAGGTGTTCGACAAGGCGCTGGAGCAGCTCTGGATTCACGGCGGCGTGGTGATGACGCCGGAGGAGACGGTGGCGCGCGGGCGGCCGGGGTGGATGGCCTCGTACACCTCGCAGCGCGAGCGCAAGCTGCTGCACCTGGAGCAGATGGGGCGCTACGCGGAGGCCCACGGGTGCCGCATGAAGCAGCTGGTGTCGCACTTCGGTGACGTGCAGGACTCCGGCGAGGCGTGCGGCCTGTGCGACGTCTGCGCGCCCGAGACGTGCGCCACCCTGCGCTTCGTCGAGCCGACCTCCGCGGAGCGCCACTGGCTGGAGCGCATCCTCGAGTCGCTGCACGAGCGCGACGGGCAGGCCATGGGCCGGCTCCACCGCGAGCTGTTCGGCGAGGCCCTCCCGCGCCGAGACTTCGAGCGGCTGGCGGGCGGGCTCGTGCGCGCGGGGCTGGCCCGGCTGGACGTGGACTCGTTCGACAAGGACGGGCAGGTCATCAACTTCCAGCGCCTGTCGCTGACGGACGAGGGCCGGCGCACCCGCGCGGTGGACCCCGGCCAGGTGTTCCTCCCGCTCCCGCTGGAGAAGGCGACGAAGAAGAAGCGCCGCAAGGCGGACGCGTCGGGCACCGGGACGAAGCGCCCCACGCGCAAGCGCGCCTCGCGCTCGGCGGCAGAGGCGGGCGCGGGCCGGTCCTCGCGCTCGCGCGGCTCGGCGCCGGACGCGGGGGACGAGGCCCGGCCGAAGCACTGGCGCGCCAATGCCCCGGCGGGAGGCTCGGAGGGCCGCTCCTCGTGGAATGCCTCCCGGAGCGGGCGCGCGGACATCGTCTACGACGACGCGCCGGCCCCCACGTCACGCGGGCGGCGCGCCGTGCTGAGCGACGCGGACGGGGCGGAGGCGTCTCCGGCGCTGGTGGAGGCGCTCAAGGCCTGGCGGCTCGCGGAGGCGCGCAAGCGCAGGGTGCCCGCGTTCCGCATCCTCACGGACAAGGTGCTGGGCGCCATCGCCGTGGCCCGGCCGGAGAATGGCCGGGAGCTCATGGCCATCCACGGCGTGGGCCCCGCGCTCACCGAGCGCTACGGCACGGAAATCCTCTCCCTCGTCTCGCGCCGGCGCTGA
- a CDS encoding MBL fold metallo-hydrolase, whose amino-acid sequence MELGFETIGNATLICHDGGPVLVTDPWTDGGAYFGSWTLSHEVPEAQRDTIQRCEYVWLSHGHPDHLSTESLEKLRKATLLVPNHFGNRIRDDLRGQGFSAHVLPDRVWTQLSPRIRVMCLPDMNQDAVLLVDVGGRLVINLNDAGDRGWGRYVRSIVRGYKESYLLALSGYGDADMINYFTEDGQRIPPYAAAKNPVGRTIARQAEFYGARYFVPFSSMHKYQRADSVWASEYTTTLEDYGRGFESQSCALLPAFIQQDFIKDSTELIRPKERALRPVDPKEFGDDWSQLLEPDEAKALQDYFGSIEHLGSALDFLRFRVGGQDHVVEFHTRRFRRGITFEAPRNSLMTAVRYQVFDDLLIGNFMKTTLHGDFGQGRLYPDFSPYVAKYADNGRARTRNELKTYFADYRNRDPVGFLRAKVEAHCVRPLQTQSAELLRALLPADSAAFRAAKETFWKVRRALL is encoded by the coding sequence ATGGAACTGGGTTTCGAGACCATTGGGAATGCCACACTCATCTGCCACGACGGCGGTCCGGTGCTGGTGACGGACCCGTGGACGGACGGTGGGGCGTACTTCGGAAGCTGGACGCTGTCGCACGAAGTCCCGGAGGCCCAGCGCGACACCATCCAGCGGTGCGAGTACGTGTGGCTGTCCCATGGCCACCCCGACCACCTGAGCACGGAGTCGCTGGAGAAGCTGCGCAAGGCCACGCTCCTGGTGCCCAACCACTTCGGCAACCGCATCCGTGACGACTTGCGCGGCCAGGGCTTCAGCGCCCACGTGCTGCCGGACCGGGTGTGGACGCAGTTGTCCCCGCGCATCCGCGTCATGTGCCTGCCGGACATGAACCAGGACGCGGTGCTGCTGGTGGACGTGGGCGGGCGGCTCGTCATCAACCTCAACGACGCGGGAGACCGCGGCTGGGGCCGCTACGTGCGGAGCATCGTCCGGGGCTACAAGGAGTCGTACCTCCTCGCCCTGTCCGGCTACGGCGACGCGGACATGATCAACTACTTCACCGAGGACGGGCAGCGCATCCCCCCCTACGCCGCGGCGAAGAACCCGGTGGGCCGCACCATCGCCCGCCAGGCCGAGTTCTACGGCGCCCGCTACTTCGTGCCCTTCAGCTCCATGCACAAGTACCAGCGCGCCGACAGCGTCTGGGCCTCCGAGTACACCACCACACTGGAGGACTACGGCCGCGGCTTCGAGTCCCAGTCCTGTGCGCTCCTGCCGGCCTTCATCCAGCAGGACTTCATCAAGGACAGCACCGAGCTCATCCGCCCGAAGGAGCGCGCCCTGCGCCCGGTGGACCCGAAGGAGTTCGGCGACGACTGGAGCCAGTTGCTGGAGCCCGACGAGGCGAAGGCGCTGCAGGACTACTTCGGCTCCATCGAGCACCTGGGCAGCGCGCTGGACTTCCTCCGCTTCCGCGTGGGCGGGCAGGACCACGTCGTCGAGTTCCACACGCGCCGCTTCCGCCGCGGCATCACCTTCGAGGCGCCGCGCAACTCGCTGATGACGGCCGTGCGCTACCAGGTCTTCGACGATTTGCTCATCGGCAACTTCATGAAGACCACCCTGCACGGCGACTTCGGCCAGGGGCGGCTGTACCCGGACTTCAGCCCCTACGTGGCCAAGTACGCGGACAACGGCCGCGCCCGCACGCGCAACGAGCTGAAGACGTACTTCGCCGACTACCGCAACCGAGATCCGGTGGGCTTCCTGCGCGCCAAGGTGGAGGCCCACTGCGTGCGACCCCTGCAGACGCAGTCCGCGGAACTGCTGCGCGCCCTGCTGCCCGCCGACTCCGCCGCCTTCCGCGCCGCGAAGGAGACCTTCTGGAAGGTGCGCCGCGCCCTGTTGTAG